A window of Kribbella voronezhensis genomic DNA:
TCGCCGATCGCGAGCACCGTGTACGGCGGGGTCAGCGAGGTGTAGCCGACCGTGATCGCGCTACCGGCCCCGCGGATCGCGGTGAGCGAGGTGAGCCGGTGACCGTTCACCGAGATCGCCTCGGCGCCCGCTGTCCACAGGCCGTTGACCAGCTGCTGCAGGTCGACGTCGAGCAGCCGGCCCTCTTTGTCGTTCGCGTCCTTCGCGTCGTCGACCACGGCCTTCAGACCAGGGCCTTTCACCGCGACGGCGCCGGCCTGCAACTCCAGCTCGTCCAGTTGCTTCTGCAACGCGGCACCCGAACTCGTGTTGCTCAGCCCACCCGCCTGCAGACCCCGTACTTCGTCCGCGAGCTTGGTCTGCTGCCCGCGCAGATCCGCCAGCCGGGTATCGGCCTGGTTG
This region includes:
- a CDS encoding DUF881 domain-containing protein — protein: MSLLNNLMAHPLDEGYAVAARARPTQRNRPRHRVILVTALAVLGFLLAVAASQNYRSAPEAEKQRKELITRINQADTRLADLRGQQTKLADEVRGLQAGGLSNTSSGAALQKQLDELELQAGAVAVKGPGLKAVVDDAKDANDKEGRLLDVDLQQLVNGLWTAGAEAISVNGHRLTSLTAIRGAGSAITVGYTSLTPPYTVLAIGETGTMPARFAQSSGGQWVQYLVSNFHVRMTITTEDSLLVPADATIALRYAKVGGPK